AGGAGGAGGATGGGTTCATTGATCAATGCCCGAGCTATAGCAACCCGCTGTCTTTCGCCACCCGAAAGTTCATCGGGTCGGCGTGTTTTTTTGTCATACATACCAAGTCGCTCGAGCATTTTTAGTGCTCTTTCCCGGGCATCTTTTATATTGCCGTTGCTGAGATATGCGGGAAGGAGGATATTTTCTAATACAGTGAATTCAGGGAGTAGATGGTGGAACTGGAACACGAAACCAATATATCGGTTTCGTATCCGGGAAAGGGTTTCATCATCATTGGTGAACAGATCAATATTATTGAAAAGAACTCGACCCCGGGTGGGCCTGTCTAAACTACCTAAGATATTAAGAAGAGTAGATTTGCCACTTCCTGAAGGACCAAATATTACCACAAAGCTTCCTTTTTCAACTTTCAAATCTATCCCACGTAAAACATTTATTGTTTCATTCTTGAGATAGTAGGTCTTCTCAATCCCCTCGGCAATTAATATTTCATTCATTGCGAAGTGCCTCCACAGTTACCAGACTTGCCGCACGCAACGCCGGATAGATGGTGGCTAAAAAACTTATCAGAATTGAAGCGATGGCGACCGCGACAAAGTCATTAACAGACATCTCCACAGGTAGCGTTTGGATGAAGTAAACATCGCCGGGCAGATTCACGAATTGGTATCTATTCAGAAGATAACAGGCAACGATAGAGAATATGATTCCCAAGAGCGTCCCGATGATACCCATGATACTTCCTAAATAGATAAAGATCCGCATGATCTGCTTTTTGGTAAATCCATAGGAACGGAGAATGCCGATTTCCTTTGTCTTCTTCTTGACGATATTGATGAGGGTGCCGACGATATTGAATCCCGCGACAAGGATGATCAGGGTCAAGACGATAAATGTCACGATCTTTTCCAATTTCAAAGCCGCGAATACCGAATGATTCATTTCAATCCAATCCTGGACCCGGAAGGGATAGCCGATTCGTTCTTCAATTATTTTTGTATACATTGGTGTTTTATAAACATCATCCACCCTTAATTCGATTCCGCTCACAGCATTACCGATCTCAAATAACTGCTGGACATCCTTTAAATTTAAATAAACCACCGTTGCATTATAATCATAGACCCCCAAATCAAATATTCCTTTCACAATCAACCGGCGCGAACGGGGTAGAAGTCCAATCTGTTCAAGGAATGGAGAAGTGATAACGATTGTATCACCCACACTCGCCTTTAAATTATGGGCAAGTTCAATCCCTAACACACAGCCCTGGTCCAGATTGAATTCACCTTCAATCATATGGGTGCTCACTTCGGTGACATTTTTTTCTAACTCTGGAATCACACCCCTGATCACCACTCCGTCCACATTTTTCCGGTTTCGGATAAGGGATTTGGTGACAACAAACGGTGCCTGTGCTTTGATAAAGGATAATCCTTTTAGTTTATCCATCACTTCCTCATAATCATCCATTGGTTCGTTGAAGAATCGGCGCACAATGATATGGGGTGTGCCGCCTAAGATCCGACGCCTTAATTCATTCTGAAATCCGTTCATGATGGATAAAGTTATGAGTAGGGCACTCACGCCCACAAAGATGCCACCAATCGCGATTAGCGTAGAAAAAGAAAAAAATTTCCGGCTTCTTGAACGCATATAACGGGTGGCGATAAATAGTTCAACGAGCATCTTCTCGGCGCAACTGGGGAAAGAGAATCACATCTCGGATAGAAGGTTTATTTAAAAGAATCATGCAGAGCCGGTCCACACCGATTCCCAGACCGCCAGTGGGTGGCATACCGTATTCA
This genomic window from candidate division WOR-3 bacterium contains:
- a CDS encoding ABC transporter ATP-binding protein translates to MNEILIAEGIEKTYYLKNETINVLRGIDLKVEKGSFVVIFGPSGSGKSTLLNILGSLDRPTRGRVLFNNIDLFTNDDETLSRIRNRYIGFVFQFHHLLPEFTVLENILLPAYLSNGNIKDARERALKMLERLGMYDKKTRRPDELSGGERQRVAIARALINEPILLLADEPTGNLDYENTSKLLDMFLHLKSENMTIILVTHALEITRLGDVVYNLKEGRLYALR
- a CDS encoding FtsX-like permease family protein; protein product: MLVELFIATRYMRSRSRKFFSFSTLIAIGGIFVGVSALLITLSIMNGFQNELRRRILGGTPHIIVRRFFNEPMDDYEEVMDKLKGLSFIKAQAPFVVTKSLIRNRKNVDGVVIRGVIPELEKNVTEVSTHMIEGEFNLDQGCVLGIELAHNLKASVGDTIVITSPFLEQIGLLPRSRRLIVKGIFDLGVYDYNATVVYLNLKDVQQLFEIGNAVSGIELRVDDVYKTPMYTKIIEERIGYPFRVQDWIEMNHSVFAALKLEKIVTFIVLTLIILVAGFNIVGTLINIVKKKTKEIGILRSYGFTKKQIMRIFIYLGSIMGIIGTLLGIIFSIVACYLLNRYQFVNLPGDVYFIQTLPVEMSVNDFVAVAIASILISFLATIYPALRAASLVTVEALRNE